In a genomic window of Pseudoglutamicibacter albus:
- a CDS encoding FecCD family ABC transporter permease — translation MVLATVTAALWMLSLMFGDSFYTLADVVSVIKGDTVPGASFAVGELRLPRATIAIVAGFAFGVSGIIFQTMLRNQLASPDIIGISAGAAAAGSTMIVLFHASQAAVSTVALMVSLGVAALTYLLALKSGFTGTRLILTGIGIAAMLQAWTTYVLSKASAWDLPTATRWLTGSLNNMSWERGFPLVITVLAVTPLLLIGAHKLSILELGDDVATSLGLRVNLLRGALVVGAVMLIAVATSATGPISFVAFMAGPIAIRIFRPGANLIVPSGLVGALLVLAADLAGQYLFGTRYPVGVITGAFGAPFLIYLLVRASR, via the coding sequence GTGGTTCTTGCAACGGTTACGGCCGCGCTGTGGATGCTGAGTCTCATGTTTGGAGATTCTTTCTATACCCTTGCCGACGTCGTCAGCGTCATCAAGGGTGACACTGTTCCCGGTGCATCCTTCGCAGTGGGCGAACTACGTCTACCACGCGCCACGATTGCAATTGTCGCCGGCTTTGCATTTGGCGTATCAGGAATCATCTTCCAAACGATGCTCCGAAACCAGTTAGCTTCACCGGACATTATCGGTATTTCCGCTGGTGCGGCCGCTGCCGGCTCGACCATGATTGTGCTATTTCATGCCTCTCAGGCGGCCGTGTCAACGGTGGCGCTAATGGTGTCGTTAGGCGTGGCTGCGCTGACCTACCTGCTGGCGTTGAAATCGGGGTTTACTGGCACCCGCCTGATTCTAACGGGAATTGGCATTGCCGCGATGTTGCAGGCGTGGACCACCTACGTACTGTCGAAGGCTTCCGCGTGGGACCTGCCGACGGCAACACGCTGGTTGACTGGGTCGTTGAATAACATGTCCTGGGAGCGCGGATTTCCGCTAGTTATTACGGTTCTAGCCGTGACGCCGTTGCTATTGATTGGCGCGCATAAGCTATCAATCTTGGAGCTTGGAGACGACGTTGCCACCTCACTCGGACTGCGCGTGAACTTGCTTCGTGGGGCTCTAGTTGTCGGAGCCGTCATGCTCATCGCAGTGGCGACATCCGCAACCGGACCAATCTCATTTGTCGCATTCATGGCAGGCCCCATCGCGATTCGGATATTCAGGCCCGGCGCGAACCTCATAGTGCCATCAGGATTGGTCGGAGCCCTCTTAGTACTTGCCGCGGACTTAGCCGGTCAATACCTCTTCGGTACGCGTT
- a CDS encoding FecCD family ABC transporter permease translates to MPTSVHAVSAKSVPRPSITTKSAVFGFLLILGLISVVVSVMFGVRSITLTEALSALGGSTDTAGEAAAWTRIPRTVLALCAGAALATSGVAFQAVTRNPLADPGIFGVLAGASLAVVIGITFFNISRTMPTMLIASMGAFAAAVFVYCVGSIGHGGATPLKLALAGAATAAALSSLTSAILLPRADVMDAFRNWQIGSVSGAQWESLKIAFPLLGLGFVIVSLTSSGLNALSLGDDVATSLGINLTRTRVLATLGAVLLCATTTAVTGPIAFVGLIVPHVLRMVLGTGHRVLIPASALTGAVLLTLADTVGRLVGDQSEIAVGIIMPLIGAPLFIWIVRQTRMRDL, encoded by the coding sequence GTGCCAACCTCTGTCCACGCTGTTTCAGCAAAGTCCGTTCCCCGGCCTTCGATTACCACCAAGTCAGCTGTATTCGGTTTTTTGCTGATACTTGGACTGATATCGGTGGTCGTCTCGGTGATGTTTGGCGTACGCAGTATTACGTTAACCGAGGCGCTTTCCGCCTTAGGTGGATCTACCGACACCGCGGGAGAGGCAGCAGCATGGACACGCATCCCGCGCACAGTGCTAGCACTGTGCGCGGGTGCAGCGCTGGCCACCTCGGGCGTAGCATTTCAAGCTGTCACTCGAAACCCACTCGCAGACCCCGGAATATTCGGCGTTCTTGCCGGCGCTTCATTAGCAGTTGTTATCGGTATCACCTTCTTCAACATCAGTCGCACGATGCCGACAATGCTGATTGCATCAATGGGTGCATTCGCGGCTGCAGTGTTTGTCTACTGCGTGGGATCAATCGGCCACGGCGGAGCCACTCCACTCAAACTAGCTCTTGCCGGAGCTGCCACGGCCGCCGCCCTATCCAGCTTGACCAGTGCCATTCTGTTGCCGCGAGCCGATGTCATGGACGCGTTCCGCAACTGGCAAATTGGCTCCGTCAGCGGTGCGCAGTGGGAATCACTGAAGATCGCCTTTCCTTTGCTTGGTCTCGGATTCGTCATCGTCTCTTTAACCAGCAGCGGGCTCAACGCGCTCTCTCTTGGCGATGATGTCGCCACCAGCCTCGGCATCAACTTAACCCGTACGCGAGTCCTGGCAACACTCGGGGCGGTGCTGCTCTGCGCAACCACCACTGCCGTCACTGGCCCGATTGCTTTCGTCGGTCTCATCGTCCCCCACGTTCTACGGATGGTCCTTGGGACCGGCCACCGCGTTCTCATCCCAGCAAGCGCCCTGACAGGAGCAGTATTACTCACGCTTGCTGACACTGTTGGGCGCCTCGTCGGTGACCAATCCGAAATCGCAGTCGGCATCATCATGCCTCTCATCGGAGCCCCACTGTTTATTTGGATCGTGCGACAGACAAGGATGCGGGACCTATGA
- a CDS encoding iron-siderophore ABC transporter substrate-binding protein, with translation MKKIFKTLTAAVASGAIAFTMTACGSNEASSENNTSSVSASDSTTQFPITIKHRFGETPIKEAPQRIACVGWANQEVPLALGQVPVGMTKATYGDDDDNGILPWVEDKLKELGADSGDKKPVLFDETDGIPFEQVAETKPDIILATYSGISKEDYETLSKIAPVIAYPDMAWGTSLEDMVLISSKAIGKADEGKKLSENLDATIADALEKYPNLKGKKALFATPGNGSDPSKLSFYSTEDPRMGFLMDHGLAAPKIVEEKSKTADNFWVEVSTENPEQFDDVDLIISYSSGDKAEEEKKVKDMQADPLLSKIPAVKNGNIAFLEDGPLGASANPSPLAIPWGIDRYFGALNEGLKK, from the coding sequence GTGAAGAAAATCTTTAAAACCCTGACGGCCGCGGTGGCCAGCGGTGCTATTGCATTCACTATGACAGCCTGCGGAAGCAACGAGGCGAGTAGCGAAAACAACACCAGTAGCGTCAGCGCCTCGGATTCCACCACGCAGTTCCCTATAACCATCAAACACCGGTTCGGGGAGACCCCTATCAAAGAGGCTCCGCAGCGAATTGCGTGTGTCGGCTGGGCGAACCAAGAAGTCCCACTTGCTCTGGGACAGGTACCCGTTGGTATGACCAAGGCCACCTACGGCGACGATGACGACAATGGCATCCTTCCATGGGTTGAAGACAAGCTGAAGGAACTCGGCGCAGACTCCGGCGACAAGAAGCCGGTGCTCTTCGATGAAACCGACGGCATTCCGTTTGAACAAGTCGCAGAAACAAAGCCCGACATTATTCTTGCCACTTACTCCGGAATCTCGAAGGAGGACTACGAAACACTCTCCAAGATTGCACCCGTCATTGCCTACCCAGACATGGCATGGGGCACATCATTGGAAGACATGGTTCTGATTAGCTCCAAGGCGATCGGTAAGGCCGATGAAGGCAAGAAGTTGTCTGAGAACCTGGATGCCACTATCGCCGACGCGCTTGAGAAATACCCGAACCTCAAGGGTAAGAAGGCACTCTTTGCCACCCCCGGCAACGGCTCAGACCCATCCAAGCTTAGCTTCTACTCCACAGAAGATCCTCGTATGGGATTCCTCATGGACCACGGTCTTGCAGCGCCGAAGATCGTCGAGGAAAAGTCCAAGACTGCCGACAATTTCTGGGTAGAAGTCTCTACTGAGAACCCGGAGCAATTCGATGATGTCGATCTCATCATCTCCTACTCCTCGGGCGATAAAGCCGAGGAGGAAAAGAAGGTCAAGGATATGCAGGCAGATCCACTGCTTTCCAAGATTCCAGCGGTGAAGAACGGCAACATTGCCTTCCTTGAAGATGGCCCACTAGGAGCCTCCGCGAACCCCTCACCGCTCGCTATCCCTTGGGGCATCGACCGTTACTTTGGAGCGCTTAACGAAGGGTTGAAGAAGTAA
- a CDS encoding AEC family transporter, producing MGNVSAMLGVLSGFTAIWVVIVVGYIAGRLNVLGPEGRYVLSRLTFLIANPALLFQTIARADISVIFGPQVFIAAIGAFTVMALYVLIARLALKRKSAELTVGALSASQVNAANLGIPIAIFVLGDATYSVPVLLFQLAILQPLSLIFLDVQTQRVSAGILGVLKGIATNPLILASLAGVIVATTGVSIPQTVMNPIEIIGGAAVPAMLMAFGISLVGSKPLQHGSGRRVDVVLVLTFKLIVHPLIAWLLAAVVFQLDSAGIFMAVILGVLPTAQNVQTTDLVTPW from the coding sequence ATGGGCAACGTTTCGGCGATGCTTGGTGTACTGTCCGGCTTCACAGCTATCTGGGTTGTGATCGTGGTCGGCTACATTGCCGGAAGGCTCAACGTCTTGGGCCCCGAAGGCCGCTACGTCCTCAGCCGGCTCACGTTCCTCATCGCAAACCCTGCCCTACTGTTCCAAACGATCGCGCGAGCCGACATCTCCGTGATCTTCGGGCCGCAAGTGTTCATCGCCGCGATCGGCGCGTTCACCGTCATGGCCCTCTACGTGCTCATCGCACGCCTAGCCCTCAAACGAAAATCCGCTGAACTCACCGTCGGCGCGCTCTCAGCCTCCCAGGTGAACGCCGCTAACCTCGGCATCCCCATCGCGATCTTCGTGCTCGGCGACGCAACCTATTCAGTCCCCGTCCTGTTGTTCCAGCTCGCGATCCTTCAACCGCTGTCCCTCATATTCCTCGACGTTCAAACCCAACGGGTCAGCGCCGGAATCCTCGGTGTGCTCAAAGGCATCGCAACCAACCCGCTGATCCTCGCTTCACTCGCCGGTGTCATCGTAGCCACCACCGGAGTGAGCATCCCACAAACCGTGATGAACCCCATCGAAATCATCGGCGGAGCCGCCGTCCCGGCGATGCTCATGGCGTTCGGCATCTCCCTCGTGGGTTCCAAGCCGCTCCAGCACGGCAGCGGCCGCCGGGTCGACGTCGTGCTCGTGCTCACCTTCAAACTCATCGTGCACCCGTTGATCGCGTGGCTCCTGGCCGCCGTCGTGTTCCAGCTCGATTCCGCCGGCATCTTCATGGCCGTGATCCTCGGCGTGCTCCCCACCGCCCAGAATGTTCAGACCACCGATTTAGTAACGCCATGGTGA